The segment ccttgggttaattaatccaaaccttagggtttagagttaaggggtggggttttgtaattagggtttaaaattttataaaaaataaatactaaaataaaaaataaaaatttaaaaaacaatttcaaaaagtatttttaaattataaaaagaaaatttgaaaaaacaattaaaaaaaattaaaaaatttaaaaaaaaaattataaaaatttcgaatctgaaaacatgtaatctgaaactataaaaaaaaattattttttttattttttttatttttatttttttatttttattttatttatttttatttatttttgtttgtttatttaattttaaaccaagggtattagggatattttaccctttaatgaatgtcatttttgtgactttctccttctagtgctatttttgagacataaacttcaaaaggtgctattattgacaattgccctttataaaatgttgttaataaaactttaataaaaataaactttataaaaaaactctataaaatttttttaatcaaaaacgttaaataaactttataaaacgttttacaaagatttatttttataaaaagtttaagacgtttgtaaactttttaattttactaaacttttttataaaataaaaataaaaatttcaaattttaacgtttttaaaacattttttttctttgtttttaaacTTTTAGATTTTAtcatgttgttttttttgttctgtttcgGTAAATTTCctttaaataaataagattaTGTAGATGTttgttttttgataaaatgtgttatttttataaaataagttttaCAATACCGAAATGAAATTTAATCAACAATCTCGAGAGAACCTGCTTAAAGAAACTAAAATCCAGGGAAAAATTAACTATAACCCAAATTTAAACTAACTGCTGATGAAAAAAATCCACAGCACGAGCTAGATAGCgacctaagagcatctccaatgtattactccaaattttactccaaaatggtgTAACTCCAAAATAGAGCtgagttttactccaatgtattactccatttattACTCCAAAAAggaatattctttttttatttagttaataaTTGTTAGTAGTACCTTCAacttattaaaatttaacaattaacccaactattttatgtttacaaaaattccataataatatattttatttaaattaaatatttatcattaaaaatacaaatagagATTATCTTCCATTTTCAATTCGTGCAGTTTTTATCATATACAATTtttctaattcaaaaatatttatatgcattaaaagaacataaagaaaaaacaaagttttgttttgtaatttgagTTATGCATTGGGTCTCATTGTTTGTGCATATATCAAGTTCACAAGTACAAATATTATCAATCAAAATTTGACCCACAAGATTAAAAAAACTCATCTATTTCGTTTGAATAATACTTCACCGATTTTGCTAGTTTTGAAAACAATTTATCGAATTATTAAATcacttatttatattatattatatttattttatattatttatttttagttttgacttttatgagtttatgcatattttatgtaaactattaaataatcTTTTCCAGAGTATTATATGTTTTgatgttattatattattttaaatatgaaataaaaacattgAAGATTAAAAGGactattttataaatagaaaaagttcaactccaaaatggagtaatgggcaagattactccataaatggagtaaccctaaccattactccattttggagttcaATATGGAAtggggttggagaagattttactccaaaattgagTTTGGAGtcaaaaatggagtagggttggagatgccctaacaTCAACCAGCCGCCAAATAGGGAAAAATAAACTCAACAGGCCTCAGCCGTCAACGTAAAATAAAGGAACTAGACACGCTTTAACTGCTAATGTACAAGACCGTTGTGAGACGTCACCATTCACAGAGAGAGGGGAAACAGAAAAGAACTTCCAAAAATAACACTGGAAAAACTCAGCCTCTAAAGTACGACTAATCTACTTGTGAGACGTCATCATTCACCAAGAGGAAAGAAAAATGACTTTTAAAAAAACCACTGATCTATATcaacatgttttaaaataagttcATGTAATCTGGATTAAAATAAAAGGGTTTATGCAATTTGAATTACTTCCAATTTTCTAATTTCATAAGTACGTTAGGTAGCACCGCAGTTACGCAGACTCCAAAGTATAAAAACAAATTGCAATTTACTGATTTTATTTTCCCTTAATTATACATAACACGACTAAAAGCGTCGACCAATTCCAAGTGCACTTTTagcaacaacaaaacaaaacaattccAAGTACACGAGTAAACAAAACCATAATAAGACTTTGGAAATGTTCCCATCTCGCTCACGCAagtaaaaataagaagaaatctCAACTATTTGACATAGTAGAGAATAGAGATAACAATTTGCAAAAAGAACGGATATGGTCCTATGGAGTATTATTATTCGAATAgatattcaaaaaatttgaaatggaTATTTGAAATtagtatttagaaaataattattttttttgcctatgttctaatttatatattgtatttttaaattttcaggtCTATAAATAAATTTGGGTACTtaataattatacaaatatataaaatatcataacaaATCATTTGTCCGTAAACCCAAATATCTAAAAACTTGAAATACTCTAATCGATTTCAAATGAATACCCAAACGCCAACGCTAGTTTGGTAGCATTGCTCAAGCAGCACAAAAACAAATTCCAATTTAGTCATTTCCTTAAACTATATAACACGAGTAAAACCGTTGACGAAATAAACAAGTAAACAAAAGCAAATAAGACTTTGGAAACCTTTTCCATCTCTCTCACGCAAGTAAAAACAACGAGGAAAAACATCTCAATTATTTGACATagtgtaaataaaatattataactagTCATATTCACATtcaaaagtcctaatcacattTGCAAGTCCTTATCAGATTAGGCTAGACTAAAATACCCACCACTCACAATTAAACGCGTGGAAGTTTAATTAGTCAAAGAAAGCACAAAGTCTTTTAAGTCTCTCAACAACTTTCAtaagaggagaaggagaagagataTCACCAAAACCCATTCATCATTAAGCAATAAAGAAACTTCTCTGCAGCTTCTCCTTCCTCTCACGCGTTTCAATCCTCTCTATATAACTCTCTTCCCCCTCAAAACCCATCTCAAATTCCACTTCTTTTGAATACGTATTGAAAACCATGGTTCGTTGTAGCAACAACCTCGTCGGTGTACTCAACTTCATCGTCTTCCTCCTCTCGATCCCCATCTTAGCTGGAGGTATATGGCTAAGCCAAAAAGGCTCAACGGAGTGTGAGCGTTTTCTCGACAAGCCCGTGATCGCTCTCGGAGTCTTCCTCATGGTCGTAGCGATCGCTGGTTTGATCGGTTCGTGTTGCAGAGTCACGTGGCTTCTCTGGACGTACCTCCTCGTCATGTTCCTCTTGATCCTCCTCGTCTTCTGTTTCACGATTTTCGCCTTCGTTGTCACTAACAAAGGCGCAGGGGAGAAAGTTTCAGAGAGAGGGTATAAAGAGTATAGGCTTGGAGATTACTCTAACTGGTTGCAGAAACGTGTGAACAGTGACAAGAACTGGAGGAGGATTAGGAGTTGTCTCGTTGAGAGCAAAGTCTGTTCTAAACTTGAAGCTAAGCTTATTAATGAGCCTGTCAATAAGTTCTACCAAGAACACCTTACTGCTCTTCAGGTAAAAGCTTTTAATCTTTTTGTCTTATATTTGGTTCGAACCTTGGATCTGATTCCTTGTCTGAAAGCTTGTCTGGTTTTAAGGATTTTAGTCAgaactttgtttttttgtttgtctgACTTTTTGACCCTTAAAATCTCTTTTTGTGATCTCAAATGTTTTGATTCTGTAACATGGCTTTTAAAGATCCAAACTCTTTATAACACAAaaggtttttctttttgatttataaagt is part of the Brassica rapa cultivar Chiifu-401-42 chromosome A09, CAAS_Brap_v3.01, whole genome shotgun sequence genome and harbors:
- the LOC103842397 gene encoding tetraspanin-8: MVRCSNNLVGVLNFIVFLLSIPILAGGIWLSQKGSTECERFLDKPVIALGVFLMVVAIAGLIGSCCRVTWLLWTYLLVMFLLILLVFCFTIFAFVVTNKGAGEKVSERGYKEYRLGDYSNWLQKRVNSDKNWRRIRSCLVESKVCSKLEAKLINEPVNKFYQEHLTALQSGCCKPAEKCQFAYVSATNWTKTAGTHPDPDCQTWDNAPNKLCFDCQSCKAGLLDNVKSAWKKVAVVNIIFLVFLIIVYSVGCCALRNNKRDDSYGRTYGYKP